From a single Myxococcus stipitatus genomic region:
- a CDS encoding GNAT family N-acetyltransferase — MASPTETSAPVTITQIQGEAELMQALAIREVVFIEEQHVPEGIERDAEDAHAYHVIAYQAGHAIGTGRLVMLPQPPTGQTGKWGQIGRMAVLQAHRKARVGSMLLTSLEEEARRRGVEGVMLHAQLYALEFYKKHGYVAVGSVFEEGGIDHLEMHKRF; from the coding sequence ATGGCCAGTCCCACGGAAACATCCGCGCCCGTCACCATCACCCAGATCCAGGGTGAGGCGGAGCTCATGCAGGCGCTCGCCATTCGCGAGGTGGTGTTCATCGAGGAGCAGCACGTCCCCGAGGGCATCGAGCGCGACGCCGAGGACGCGCACGCCTACCACGTCATCGCCTATCAGGCCGGCCACGCCATCGGCACGGGGCGGCTGGTGATGCTGCCCCAACCCCCCACGGGGCAAACGGGCAAGTGGGGTCAGATTGGCCGCATGGCGGTCCTCCAGGCGCACCGCAAGGCGCGCGTGGGTTCGATGCTGCTGACGTCGCTGGAGGAGGAGGCGCGTCGTCGGGGCGTCGAGGGCGTCATGCTGCACGCCCAGCTCTACGCGCTCGAGTTCTACAAGAAGCACGGCTACGTGGCCGTGGGCTCGGTGTTCGAGGAAGGTGGCATCGACCACCTCGAGATGCACAAGCGCTTCTAG
- the hrpB gene encoding ATP-dependent helicase HrpB — MADAPLPIDPLLPEIVSTLRGARSLVLEAPPGAGKTTRVPRALLEAGLGQGKEIVVLQPRRLPTRLAAQRVSEEIGERVGETVGYQVRFEDVRGPKTRLSFVTEGVLGRRLLTDPTLRDVGIVVLDEFHERHLSADISLAMLRRLQETARPDLKLVVMSATLEAEPVRAYLGGCPSLRSQGRRFDVSVEYLPAPDDRHLDQQVLAGLKRLFAAGVDGDVLVFLPGAGEIRRTRDTCAEFAERHDTDVLPLHGDLTPAEQDRAVRRSSRRKLILSTNVAETSVTIDGVAVVIDSGLARVASHSPWSGLPTLKLSKVSRASAIQRAGRAGRTRAGHCLRLYTQHDFDGRPEQEAPEIRRMDLAETVLALRASGVTDLGAFPFFEPPPPASLEAAETLLGRLGAVDTRGKVTDIGQRLLRFPVHPRQARVIVEGERRGVGAEAATLAALMGERDIRREARANLGGGHRAAAVVSGPSDLLELLERFRDAERASFASGRLHSLSLEQSAVQAVDRVQKQLRRAVRGQAARPQRPEDLEQALMLSVLAGYPDRVARRRRPRAPELLMFGGGTASLSEMSVVQDADLMVAVDAEERPGRGAVVRLASAVEPEWLLDLYPDALEEVDTLQWNADARRVERLTRLSYGNLVLEETRAPAPPSEAAARVLVEAALAAGPGQFADPEALEQWRTRVALLAQAFPEAKFPTVDDGFLRDALASLCSDARSFKDLEGVSLLDALYARLSSEQQRLLAAHAPERVTLPGGRGVKVHYEPGKPPWVESRLQDFFGMAQGPSVCAGRVPLVLHLLAPNMRAVQVTTDLAGFWERHYPAIRKELCRKYPRHSWPEDPRHAQPPAPRPPRR; from the coding sequence ATGGCGGACGCCCCCCTTCCCATCGATCCGCTCCTGCCGGAGATCGTCTCCACGCTGCGAGGCGCACGCTCACTCGTGCTCGAGGCGCCTCCCGGCGCGGGCAAGACGACGCGAGTGCCTCGCGCACTGCTCGAGGCGGGCCTCGGCCAGGGCAAGGAGATCGTCGTCCTCCAGCCACGGCGACTCCCCACCCGCCTCGCCGCCCAGCGCGTCTCCGAGGAGATTGGCGAGCGCGTCGGCGAGACGGTCGGCTACCAGGTCCGCTTCGAGGACGTGCGCGGCCCGAAGACCCGGCTGTCCTTCGTCACCGAGGGCGTCCTCGGACGCCGCCTGCTCACCGACCCCACCCTGCGCGACGTGGGCATCGTCGTGCTCGACGAGTTCCACGAGCGGCACCTCTCCGCCGACATCTCCCTCGCCATGCTGCGGCGCCTCCAGGAGACCGCCCGGCCCGACCTCAAGCTCGTCGTGATGTCCGCGACCCTGGAGGCCGAACCCGTCCGTGCCTACCTCGGAGGTTGCCCCTCGCTGCGATCCCAGGGACGCCGCTTCGACGTCAGCGTGGAGTACCTGCCCGCCCCAGACGACCGGCACCTGGACCAGCAGGTGCTCGCCGGCCTCAAGCGCCTGTTCGCCGCCGGCGTCGACGGCGACGTGCTCGTGTTCCTCCCCGGCGCCGGGGAGATCCGCCGCACCCGCGACACCTGCGCGGAGTTCGCCGAGCGACACGACACCGACGTGCTCCCCCTGCACGGCGACCTGACGCCCGCCGAACAGGACCGCGCCGTGCGCCGCAGCTCGCGCCGCAAGCTCATCCTCTCCACCAACGTGGCGGAGACCTCCGTCACCATCGACGGCGTGGCCGTGGTCATCGACTCCGGACTGGCCCGCGTCGCCAGCCACTCGCCCTGGTCCGGCCTGCCCACCCTCAAGCTCTCCAAGGTCAGCCGCGCCTCCGCCATCCAACGCGCCGGCCGCGCGGGCCGCACCCGGGCGGGCCACTGCCTGCGGCTGTACACCCAGCACGACTTCGACGGTCGACCCGAGCAGGAGGCCCCCGAGATTCGCCGCATGGACCTGGCGGAGACGGTGCTCGCCCTGCGCGCCTCCGGCGTCACCGACCTGGGCGCCTTCCCCTTCTTCGAACCCCCTCCTCCCGCGTCCCTCGAGGCCGCGGAGACGCTGCTGGGCCGCCTGGGCGCGGTGGACACACGCGGCAAGGTCACCGACATCGGCCAGCGCCTGCTCCGCTTCCCCGTCCACCCCCGTCAGGCCCGCGTCATCGTCGAGGGCGAGCGCCGAGGCGTCGGCGCCGAGGCAGCCACGCTCGCGGCCCTCATGGGCGAGCGGGACATCCGCCGCGAGGCCCGCGCCAACCTGGGCGGCGGCCACCGCGCCGCGGCCGTCGTCAGCGGCCCCTCCGACCTGCTCGAGCTGCTGGAGCGCTTCCGCGACGCGGAGCGCGCCAGCTTCGCGTCCGGGCGACTCCACTCGCTGTCCCTCGAACAGAGCGCGGTGCAGGCCGTCGACCGCGTCCAGAAGCAGCTCCGGCGCGCGGTGCGCGGACAGGCCGCGCGCCCCCAACGCCCCGAGGACCTCGAACAGGCCCTGATGCTCAGCGTCCTCGCCGGCTACCCGGACCGCGTCGCGCGTCGACGCCGCCCGCGCGCCCCGGAGCTCCTGATGTTCGGCGGCGGCACCGCGTCGCTGTCCGAGATGAGCGTCGTCCAGGACGCCGACCTCATGGTGGCCGTGGACGCCGAGGAGCGCCCGGGCCGTGGCGCCGTGGTGCGCCTGGCCAGCGCCGTGGAGCCGGAGTGGCTGCTCGACCTCTACCCGGACGCGCTCGAGGAGGTGGACACCCTCCAGTGGAACGCCGATGCGCGCCGCGTGGAGCGCCTCACCCGCCTGTCCTACGGCAACCTCGTGCTGGAGGAGACCCGCGCCCCCGCACCTCCCTCGGAGGCGGCCGCGCGCGTGCTCGTCGAGGCGGCGCTCGCAGCGGGGCCCGGCCAGTTCGCCGACCCCGAGGCCCTGGAGCAGTGGCGCACCCGCGTGGCCCTGCTCGCGCAGGCCTTCCCCGAGGCGAAGTTCCCCACCGTCGACGATGGCTTCCTCCGGGACGCGCTCGCGTCGCTGTGCTCGGACGCGCGCAGCTTCAAGGACCTCGAGGGCGTGTCGCTGCTCGACGCCCTCTACGCGCGCCTGTCGTCGGAGCAGCAGCGCCTGCTCGCGGCCCACGCGCCCGAGCGCGTCACCCTGCCCGGTGGCCGCGGCGTCAAGGTCCACTACGAGCCGGGCAAGCCGCCCTGGGTCGAGTCACGCCTCCAGGACTTCTTCGGCATGGCCCAGGGTCCCAGCGTCTGCGCGGGCCGCGTCCCGCTGGTGCTCCACCTGCTCGCGCCCAACATGCGCGCGGTGCAGGTGACCACGGACCTGGCCGGCTTCTGGGAGCGGCACTATCCGGCCATCCGCAAGGAGCTGTGCCGCAAGTACCCTCGGCACTCGTGGCCGGAGGACCCGAGGCACGCGCAGCCACCCGCGCCCCGGCCTCCGCGGCGCTGA
- a CDS encoding HAD family hydrolase — protein MGAMRPTVLLFDIDGTLLTSGGAGRRAMDRAFEQLHGRRDACDSFHMSGMTDRAIVRKALRIIGVEDTEAAIDAGIAAYLAHLADEVVKADAQRYRLYPGMREAVREARARPGFAVGLGTGNVREGARVKLERVNIYDQFDFGGFGCDHEDRVELIRHGARMGAASLGVPVADCRVVVIGDTPKDVDAALGIGAECIGVGTGTFTAEALLAAGAHAAFPDFTHHDALPVLFGER, from the coding sequence ATGGGGGCCATGCGTCCCACGGTCCTCTTGTTCGATATCGACGGCACCCTCCTCACCTCCGGCGGCGCCGGACGCCGGGCCATGGACCGCGCCTTCGAGCAGCTCCATGGTCGCCGCGACGCCTGCGACTCGTTCCACATGTCCGGCATGACGGACCGGGCCATCGTCCGCAAGGCGCTGCGCATCATCGGCGTCGAAGACACCGAGGCCGCCATCGACGCGGGCATCGCCGCGTACCTCGCACACCTCGCGGACGAGGTCGTGAAGGCGGACGCCCAGCGCTATCGCCTCTACCCCGGCATGCGCGAGGCGGTACGCGAGGCCCGCGCGCGCCCCGGCTTCGCCGTGGGCCTGGGCACCGGCAACGTCCGCGAGGGCGCCCGCGTGAAGCTCGAGCGCGTGAACATCTACGACCAGTTCGACTTCGGCGGCTTCGGCTGCGACCACGAGGACCGAGTGGAGCTGATCCGCCACGGCGCACGGATGGGCGCCGCCTCGCTCGGAGTCCCCGTGGCCGACTGCCGCGTCGTCGTCATCGGCGACACGCCCAAGGACGTCGACGCGGCGCTGGGCATCGGCGCGGAGTGCATCGGCGTGGGGACGGGCACCTTCACCGCCGAGGCCCTGCTCGCGGCCGGCGCCCACGCGGCCTTCCCCGACTTCACGCACCACGACGCCCTCCCGGTGCTGTTCGGCGAACGCTGA
- a CDS encoding HEAT repeat domain-containing protein, with the protein MTTPTSPSPSPRGSFLATARAPQGRWWCMVLGVGLLVGPAGTATAAHGRATLAQSSLAPLEGTPPEDLRARVLALLDQQAPPREEAWRQLGPQAIPVLNAMVMDGTVPAPRRSRAMASLAMVDPSQGASSIQEVLADVRAPAEVRASAAQSLGRCLGIDAIPILATRLTDREDQVREAVAVALGRLGGQQARLALEERLPVEERPLVREALQRGLSLTEP; encoded by the coding sequence ATGACCACCCCGACATCCCCCTCCCCCTCGCCGCGCGGGTCCTTCCTGGCGACGGCGCGCGCCCCACAGGGGCGCTGGTGGTGCATGGTCCTGGGCGTGGGCCTGTTGGTGGGCCCGGCGGGCACCGCGACAGCGGCCCATGGTCGGGCCACCCTCGCGCAGTCCTCGCTCGCGCCCCTCGAGGGCACGCCCCCCGAGGACCTCCGCGCCCGGGTGCTCGCCCTGCTCGATCAACAGGCGCCGCCGCGCGAGGAGGCCTGGCGTCAGCTCGGGCCCCAGGCCATCCCCGTCCTCAACGCCATGGTCATGGATGGCACCGTGCCCGCGCCACGACGGTCGCGCGCCATGGCCTCGCTCGCGATGGTCGACCCCTCCCAGGGCGCCAGCTCCATCCAGGAGGTCCTCGCGGATGTCCGCGCCCCCGCGGAGGTTCGCGCCAGCGCGGCCCAATCGCTCGGACGCTGCCTGGGCATCGACGCCATCCCCATCCTCGCCACGCGGCTGACGGACCGGGAGGACCAGGTGCGCGAGGCCGTCGCCGTGGCGCTCGGCAGGCTGGGCGGTCAGCAGGCCCGACTGGCCCTGGAGGAACGACTGCCCGTCGAGGAACGCCCCCTGGTCCGCGAGGCACTCCAGCGGGGCCTCAGCCTCACGGAGCCATGA
- a CDS encoding DsrE family protein: MAGRVFFFLQHATYEPAFQAGSMGITAAAMGDEVYFVFAFDALRALVQGDFGRPGREVEHAEQARGEALGVPAPAKMLQEARSLGAKLIACDTTVRLCGYDPDHLQREALDEVMGLASLWRLTQGARTLSL; encoded by the coding sequence ATGGCTGGACGTGTCTTCTTCTTCCTACAGCACGCAACGTACGAGCCCGCGTTCCAGGCGGGCTCCATGGGCATCACCGCCGCCGCGATGGGGGACGAGGTCTACTTCGTCTTCGCCTTCGACGCGCTGCGGGCGCTCGTGCAGGGTGACTTCGGGCGGCCGGGGCGCGAGGTCGAACACGCCGAGCAGGCCCGAGGCGAGGCCTTGGGCGTGCCTGCTCCCGCGAAGATGCTGCAGGAGGCGCGATCCCTGGGGGCGAAGCTCATCGCCTGTGACACGACCGTTCGCCTCTGTGGTTACGACCCCGACCACCTGCAGCGTGAGGCGCTGGATGAAGTGATGGGCCTCGCCTCGCTATGGCGCCTGACGCAGGGGGCCCGCACGCTGTCTCTGTAG
- the cglB gene encoding adventurous gliding motility lipoprotein CglB: MRAKQNLLSALAVGAFTSVVMAGCQSYDFERVEPLAIAATTKEVDVKALTSKPNAMLLVDISGSMTGPVDPSRPSCIVKDSETGNDTLCGGRNPCPTATCPTRWTELQAAVPQFLAESGSLVRYGLTTYPEATSGQGVAACTAPTNASIRNPLPAAEDDDSLLANAEGINQIIQNIPNFGEGRQPIGGTPTSASLTFVGNFESLQSKDRNDYVILLTDGLPNCNEFNQYAYSTDPVNCRCTIVGNGCTNAFDKRGCLDMSASVDAAAALALKGITTIVIGFGAETASGDGPEVLQAMAVAGGFKRKCTANSECGAGDTCNLTTGLCNRQFFQAGNQAELAAALEKISKEIQNPEPCFVKLEEAELPSDPKLIIVYVEGEKLASGPDTWTLGEYKDAGSGVIFNGATCDRLKNSRPEAPVNVEVRAIRQQ, encoded by the coding sequence ATGCGCGCCAAGCAGAATCTCCTGAGCGCCCTGGCCGTCGGCGCCTTCACCAGCGTCGTCATGGCGGGGTGTCAGTCGTACGACTTCGAGCGGGTGGAGCCGCTCGCCATTGCCGCGACGACGAAGGAGGTGGACGTCAAGGCCCTCACCAGCAAGCCGAACGCCATGTTGCTCGTGGACATCTCCGGCTCGATGACGGGGCCGGTGGACCCGAGCCGTCCCTCGTGCATCGTGAAGGACTCGGAGACCGGCAACGATACGCTGTGCGGCGGCAGGAATCCGTGCCCGACGGCCACGTGCCCCACGCGCTGGACGGAGCTCCAGGCCGCCGTTCCGCAGTTCCTTGCGGAGAGCGGCTCGCTGGTCCGCTACGGCCTGACGACCTATCCGGAAGCGACGTCCGGCCAGGGGGTGGCCGCCTGTACCGCTCCCACCAACGCGTCGATCCGCAATCCCCTGCCTGCCGCAGAGGATGACGATTCGTTGCTGGCCAACGCGGAGGGGATCAATCAGATCATCCAGAACATTCCGAACTTTGGCGAGGGGCGGCAGCCAATCGGAGGTACTCCGACAAGCGCGAGCCTCACGTTCGTCGGCAACTTCGAGAGCCTCCAGTCGAAGGATCGCAACGACTACGTCATCCTCCTGACAGACGGTTTGCCCAACTGCAACGAGTTCAACCAGTACGCGTACTCCACCGATCCCGTGAACTGCCGGTGCACCATCGTGGGCAACGGCTGCACCAACGCCTTCGACAAGCGCGGCTGCCTCGACATGTCCGCATCGGTGGACGCGGCGGCTGCACTCGCTCTCAAGGGAATCACGACCATCGTCATTGGCTTCGGCGCGGAGACCGCGAGTGGCGATGGCCCCGAGGTGCTCCAGGCGATGGCGGTCGCGGGTGGTTTCAAGCGCAAGTGCACGGCCAACAGTGAGTGTGGTGCTGGCGATACCTGCAACCTCACCACGGGCTTGTGCAACCGGCAGTTCTTCCAGGCGGGCAACCAGGCGGAGCTGGCCGCCGCGCTGGAGAAGATCAGCAAGGAGATCCAGAACCCGGAGCCGTGCTTCGTGAAGCTGGAGGAGGCGGAGCTTCCTTCGGATCCGAAGCTGATCATCGTCTATGTGGAGGGGGAGAAGTTGGCCTCTGGCCCCGATACGTGGACGCTCGGTGAGTACAAAGACGCTGGCTCGGGCGTCATCTTCAACGGCGCCACGTGCGATCGCCTCAAGAACTCCCGGCCCGAGGCGCCCGTGAACGTCGAGGTCCGCGCCATCCGCCAGCAGTAG